Below is a genomic region from Thermodesulfobacteriota bacterium.
GCTCGCCGCCCACAAGTCGGAGGACTGGCCGCGCATGGGGGAGCTCCTCGAACGGGAGGTCTCGCCCAATCTCGAGAAATGGGCCGCCTTTTTTTCGGCGATGCGGGGAAAGCAAGCCCGGTAGCGCCGAAGCATTCGAGTTGCGGTAGAATCCTTTCATGGGGAAATCCGGGTTCGATCGGGCGCTCCGCCGGGCGTTGGCGGAGCTCCCTCCCGAGTTCCGCGACGCCCTGACGAACGTTGCGGTGGTCGTCGAGGAGTGGCCCCCCGACTGGCTGCTCGACGAACTGGACATTCCGCCGGAGGACACGCTCTACGGCTACTACCACGGCGTGCCGCTTCCGGAGCGGTCGATCCAGGATTCCGGCAGCCTTCCGGACAGGATATCGATCTACCGGGGCCCTCTCGAGGAGGATTTCCCGGATCCCGCGGAGCTCTCG
It encodes:
- a CDS encoding metallopeptidase family protein; this encodes MGKSGFDRALRRALAELPPEFRDALTNVAVVVEEWPPDWLLDELDIPPEDTLYGYYHGVPLPERSIQDSGSLPDRISIYRGPLEEDFPDPAELSREIRVTLLHEIGHYFGMDEEELTRLGYR